Genomic DNA from Clavibacter michiganensis:
GCGCCTGCGGGGTGACGTCGTTGATCGAGCCCACCTCGAGGCCGGCGGCCTGGAGCGAGCGGATCGCGGTCTCGCGGCCGGAGCCGGGTCCCTTGACGAACACGTCGACCTTCTTCATGCCGTGCTCCTGCGCCTGGCGGGCGGCCGACTCGGCGGCGAGCTGCGCGGCGAACGGCGTCGACTTGCGCGAGCCGTTGTAGCCGACGACGCCCGAGGACGCCCAGCTGATGACGGCACCGGTCGGGTCCGTGATCGAGACGATGGTGTTGTTGAAGGTGCTCTTGATGTGGGCCTGGCCCACGGCGATGTTCTTCTTGTCCTTGCGGCGCGGCTTGCGAACGGCCGACTTGGGTGCTGCCATGGAATTCTCCTGTGTCTACGGGTGGCGAGGCGCGGGCCGAGGGCCTAGCGCGCCTTCTTCTTGCCGGCTACGGTGCGCTTCGGGCCCTTGCGGGTGCGAGCGTTGGTCTTCGTGCGCTGCCCGTGGACAGGGAGGCCGCGGCGGTGGCGGATGCCCTCGTAGCTGCCGATCTCGACCTTGCGTCGGATGTCGGCGGCCACCTCGCGGCGGAGGTCGCCCTCCACCTTGAAGTTCCCGTCGATGTAGTCGCGGAGGGCGATGAGCTGGTCGTCGCTCAGGTCCTTGACGCGGATGTTCTTGTCGATGCCGGTGTCCTCGAGGGTCTTGACGCTCGAGGTGCGGCCGACGCCGTAGATGTACGTGAGTGCGATCTCGACGCGCTTGTCGCGCGGGAGGTCGACGCCTGCTAGACGTGCCATTGAGGCTTCTCCTGGTGATGGGTGGAGGTCTGCAGCAGAGCCTGTGCATCGGCCTCCGACCGATGGTGTCCCCCGGATCCCTCAGGATCCCGGCTTCCGGCGCTGCTGTCGTTCTTCTTCAGGTGGTGCGGTGGTGCCGTGCGGTCGTGCTGACTAGCCCTGGACCTGCTTGTGGCGCGGGTTGTCGCAGATGACGCGCACGCGGCCGTTGCGTCGGATGACCTTGCACTTCTCGCAGATCCTCTTGACGCTGGGGTTGACCTTCATGATGCTTCCTTGCTTTCGTTCTCGCTGGCCTCGTGCCGCCGCGGATGCGGGGCCGTTCCTTGTGCAGCAGGCCTACTTGTAGCGGTAGACGATCCGGCCGCGGGTGAGGTCGTACGGGCTCAGCTCCACGATCACGCGGTCCTCGGGGAGGATGCGGATGTAGTGCTGACGCATCTTGCCCGAGATGTGGGCGAGGACCTTGTGCCCGTTGCTCAGCTCAACGCGGAACATCGCGTTCGGCAGAGCTTCGACAACTCCGCCTTCGATCTCGATGACGCCGTCTTTCTTGGCCATATACTCACTGTCGCTAGAGGTGGTGTCTGCTGTTCGTGCGGATGCGCATCATGGTGAGACGCAGATGCCGAGCACGCCGGGAGGCGGCCGAGCACCAAGGGTCGAGAGTACGGCATCCCCGGGCGTGTCGCAATTCTCCCCGCGTGTCGCGGGCGGATCCGCGGATCCTGCGCTAGCGGGACGCACGACGGGCCGGACGGTCGCCCGTCCGGCCCGTGCCCGTGCTGCTGCCGCTGTACCGGCTAGGCCCGGTGGCGCGGGGCGCTGCGGCGGTCGGCCTGCGCGGCATCGACGACGGCGACGAGGTCGGCGGTCAGCGGGTGCTGGTCGTCGAGGCCCGTCACGCGGCGCACGAGGTCGGCGGCCGTGTCCGTCGCGAGGAGCCCCTGCAGCTCGAGCGCCTGCGGGTCGCCCGCCGGGTCGAAGCGGAGCGCCTGTCCCATCGCGCGCACCAGGGCGTCGTGCGGCAGCCCGCGCTCGGCGAGCTGCGACGCGGGACCCACGAAGCGCTCCTCGCGGGAGAGCTTGCGGAGCGGCTGGCGGCCGACGCGCTCGACGGTGTCCGCGAGCGCCGCGTTGGCGAAGCGCGCGAGGTTCTTCTGGCGGTACGCCGCCTGCTCGGCCTCGTCGAGGCCGTGCTTCGCGACGAGCAGCGCGCTGGTCTCCTCGAGCACCCGACGCACCTCGTCGGCGACCTCGGGGATCGCCATCGCGTCCGACTGGCTCACGGCGCCGCGCGCGTAGCCGTGGTACGCGACGGTGGCGTGGCCGGTGTTCACCGTGAAGAGCTTGCGCTCGATGTAAGGCGCTAGGTCGTCGACGAACGTGGCGCCCGAGATCTCGGGAACGGCGTCGCCGAACGGCGTGCGCTCCACGACCCACTCCGAGAAGTCCTCGACGGTCACGTCGAGGCCCGCGGCGGGATCCTGGTTCGGCACGATGCGGTCGACGGCCGTGTTCGCGAAGACAGCGCGGTCGAGGGCGTCCGTCTCGTCGCCGAGGGCCTTCTCGATCTCGGCGCGCAGGGTGTCCGTCGCGTTGATCGCGTTCTCGCACGCCATGACGGCGACGGGCCCGAGGTCGGCGGAGCGCGCGCGGAGGCCCGCGGCGATCGCCGGCGCGACGAAGCGGAGGATGTTGGGGCCCACCGCGGTGGTCACGACGTCGGCCGTCGCGATCTCGGCGATGAGCGCCTCGCCGTCCGCCGCGCTGTCGATCGCGCGGAAGCCCGTGACGGTCCAGTCGCGCGCGTCCGGGCCGACCTCGGTGACGCGGTAGGAGTCGGCGGAGGCCAGGTGCCCGATGAGCTCGGCGTTGACGTCGGCGAACACGACCTCGTAGCCGGCCTCGTGCAGGATCAGCCCGACGAAGCCGCGGCCGATGTTGCCGGCGCCGAAGTGGACGGCCTTCACGCCTCGTTCACCTCGGCCAGGAGGGCGTACAGCGCCTCGGCGTCGGGGGCGTCGACGAGCTTCTGCACCTCGTCGTCGTCGCTGAAGATGATGGCGATCTTGCTGAGGATGTCCAGGTGGCCGTTGTCCTTGCCGGCGATGCCGACGACGAAGCGCACCTCGTTGCCCGCCCAGTCGATGGGGGTGTCGTAGCGCACGAAGGAGAGCGCCGAGTCGAGGATCGTGTCCTTGCCCTCGTTGGTGCCGTGCGGGATGGCGAGGAGGTTGCCCATGTAGGTGGAGACGCTCTTCTCGCGCTCGAGCATGTACCCCTGGTACTCGGGGGTGACGGCGCCCGCGGCGACGAGGATGCCCGCCGCCTCGGCGATGGCCTCCTCGACGGAGGACGCGGTGCCTCCGACGCGGATCTGGGCGGGTTCGAGGACGTTCGACATGGTGCTCCTGACGTGTGTGCGTGGTGCGGGGGCCGGGCCGTGCCTTCCAGCATGGCCTGGCCCCCGCGAGTGCGGCGGTGCGGGGTCCGCCGCTGCGGCGGACCGGGTGATCAGCTGTCCGAGCGCTGCTTCCGGACCAGCTCCACGATCTCGTCGTAGCGCGGCGAGTTCATGAAGTTGTCGACCGAGACGTGCTCGGACGACGGGCTCTTCTGGCGGGCGCGGTCGGTGAGCTCGCGCTGCGTGATCACGAGGTCGGCCGTGCCGTCGAGGGCCGCGATCGCCTTGTTGACGACCGTGACCTCGGTGAGGCCGGCCTTCTTCATCTTGTTGCGGAGGACCGAGGCGCCCATGGCGGACGAGCCCATGCCGGCGTCGCAGGCGAACACGATGTCCTGGATACGGGTGGCCGTGGCCGTGCCGCCCTCGGAGCCCGTGGCGTTCGCGCCGTCGGCGAGGCCGCCGACCGTGCCCGCGGTGCCGGTCTCGGCGCCGAGGCCCGACAGGATCGAGGACTCCTTGCCCTTGTTGGCCTGCGTCGCGGCGACCGCGGCGCCGAAGTCGCCGTCGGACTTCTTGCCGGTGCGGAGGATGACCGCCGCGATGACGAAGGTGACGGCCGCCGAGATGAGGACCGAGAGGATCACGCCGGGGAAGCTGTTGCGCTCGGTCTGGCCGAGCACGGCGATGATGCTGCCGGGCGAGGCCGGACCGCGGAGGCCGGAGCCGAACGCGACGTTCGTCGCGACGCCCGAGGCGCCACCCGCGATGACCGCGAGGAACAGGAGCGGCTTGGACAGCACGTACGGGAAGTAGATCTCGTGGATGCCGCCGACGAACTGGATGAGGATCGCGCCGGGGGCGGTGCTGCGGGCGACGCCCGCGCCGAAGATCGTGAACGCGAGGAGGACGCCGAGGCCCGGGCCGGGGTTCGCCTCGAGCAGGAACAGGATGCTCTTGCCCGTGCGGGTCGCCTCCTCGGTGCCGAGGGGGGTGAGGATGCCCTGGTTGATGGCGTTGTTGAGGAACAGGACCTTGGCGGGCTCGATCACGATGCTCGTGAGGGGCAGCAGGCCGTTGTCGACGAGGAACCCGACGCCGCCGCCGAGGACCGACGTGATGCCGCGGATCACCGGGGTGAGGCCGAAGTAGGCGCCGATCGCGAAGATCGCGCCGAGGATGCCGGCGGAAAAGTTGTTGACGAGCATCTCGAAGCCGGGGCGGATCCGGTCGATCCAGAGGCGCTCGATGACCTTCAGCAGGTACGCCGCGAGCGGGCCCGTGATCATGGCGCCGAGGAACATCGGGCTGCCGCCGTCGAAGTACGGGGTACCCACCGTGCCGACGATGACGCCCATGGTCGCGATGCTCGCGACCACGCCGCCGCGCGCGTCGTAGACCATGCGGCCTCCGGTGTTGGCGATGAGCAGCGGGAGGAGGAAGTACAGCACGGGCGCGACGAGGCCGGCGAGCTGCTCGTTGGGCAGGTAGCCGTCCGGGATGAACAGGGCCGTGAGCA
This window encodes:
- a CDS encoding PTS mannitol transporter subunit IICB — translated: MTTTSPTRSTGQSVRLGVQKFGTFLSGMIMPNIAAFIAWGLLTALFIPDGYLPNEQLAGLVAPVLYFLLPLLIANTGGRMVYDARGGVVASIATMGVIVGTVGTPYFDGGSPMFLGAMITGPLAAYLLKVIERLWIDRIRPGFEMLVNNFSAGILGAIFAIGAYFGLTPVIRGITSVLGGGVGFLVDNGLLPLTSIVIEPAKVLFLNNAINQGILTPLGTEEATRTGKSILFLLEANPGPGLGVLLAFTIFGAGVARSTAPGAILIQFVGGIHEIYFPYVLSKPLLFLAVIAGGASGVATNVAFGSGLRGPASPGSIIAVLGQTERNSFPGVILSVLISAAVTFVIAAVILRTGKKSDGDFGAAVAATQANKGKESSILSGLGAETGTAGTVGGLADGANATGSEGGTATATRIQDIVFACDAGMGSSAMGASVLRNKMKKAGLTEVTVVNKAIAALDGTADLVITQRELTDRARQKSPSSEHVSVDNFMNSPRYDEIVELVRKQRSDS
- the infA gene encoding translation initiation factor IF-1 encodes the protein MAKKDGVIEIEGGVVEALPNAMFRVELSNGHKVLAHISGKMRQHYIRILPEDRVIVELSPYDLTRGRIVYRYK
- a CDS encoding mannitol-1-phosphate 5-dehydrogenase, whose translation is MKAVHFGAGNIGRGFVGLILHEAGYEVVFADVNAELIGHLASADSYRVTEVGPDARDWTVTGFRAIDSAADGEALIAEIATADVVTTAVGPNILRFVAPAIAAGLRARSADLGPVAVMACENAINATDTLRAEIEKALGDETDALDRAVFANTAVDRIVPNQDPAAGLDVTVEDFSEWVVERTPFGDAVPEISGATFVDDLAPYIERKLFTVNTGHATVAYHGYARGAVSQSDAMAIPEVADEVRRVLEETSALLVAKHGLDEAEQAAYRQKNLARFANAALADTVERVGRQPLRKLSREERFVGPASQLAERGLPHDALVRAMGQALRFDPAGDPQALELQGLLATDTAADLVRRVTGLDDQHPLTADLVAVVDAAQADRRSAPRHRA
- the rpsK gene encoding 30S ribosomal protein S11; protein product: MAAPKSAVRKPRRKDKKNIAVGQAHIKSTFNNTIVSITDPTGAVISWASSGVVGYNGSRKSTPFAAQLAAESAARQAQEHGMKKVDVFVKGPGSGRETAIRSLQAAGLEVGSINDVTPQAHNGCRPPKRRRV
- a CDS encoding PTS sugar transporter subunit IIA; translated protein: MSNVLEPAQIRVGGTASSVEEAIAEAAGILVAAGAVTPEYQGYMLEREKSVSTYMGNLLAIPHGTNEGKDTILDSALSFVRYDTPIDWAGNEVRFVVGIAGKDNGHLDILSKIAIIFSDDDEVQKLVDAPDAEALYALLAEVNEA
- the rpmJ gene encoding 50S ribosomal protein L36; translation: MKVNPSVKRICEKCKVIRRNGRVRVICDNPRHKQVQG
- the rpsM gene encoding 30S ribosomal protein S13 encodes the protein MARLAGVDLPRDKRVEIALTYIYGVGRTSSVKTLEDTGIDKNIRVKDLSDDQLIALRDYIDGNFKVEGDLRREVAADIRRKVEIGSYEGIRHRRGLPVHGQRTKTNARTRKGPKRTVAGKKKAR